Below is a genomic region from Gemmatimonadota bacterium.
GGACGGTGTTCTTGTTGACGGTGATCCCGGCGGCCTCGAGTGCGTACTCGCCTTTTTTCCCCGTGAGCTCTCCCCGGTTCGTCAGATCCACGAGGATGAGGTGGTTGTCGGTTCCGCCGGAGACGAGATCGAAATCCCGCTCCACCAAGCGCTCGCCGAGTGCGCGAGTATTCGCGAGGACCTGCGCGATGTAGTCGCGGAAGGAGGGCTGGAGCGCCTCGCCGAATGCCACCGCCTTCGCCGCGATGATGTGCATGAGCGGTCCACCCTGGGTTCCGGGAAACACAGCCTTATCCACCTTCTGGGCGTGCTCGGCCTTGCAGAGAATCACGCCAGCGCGTGGCCCGCGTAGCGTCTTGTGTGTGGTCGTCGTCACGACGTCCGCGTGTGGAACGGGGCTCGGATGGAGACCGACGGCCACGAGCCCGGCGATGTGCGCCATGTCCACCATGAGGACGGCGCCGACCTCACGCGCGATTTCCCCGAAGCGGGCGAAGTCGATCTGCCGCGGGTAAGCGCTCGCCCCGGCCACGATCATCTTCGGCCGTTCGCGGAGGGCCTGCTCTCGGAGCGCGTCATAGTCTATTCGCCCGTCTTCTTCGCGCACCCCGTACGAGCTCACCTTGTAGAGAATCCCCGAGGCGTTCACCGGCGAACCGTGGGTAAGGTGTCCGCCGTGGCTCAGGCTCATCCCGAGGATCCGGTCCCCCGCATCGAGGAAGGCCAGGTAGGTCGCCATGTTCGCCTGCGCCCCCGAGTGCGGCTGGACATTCGCGTGGTCCGCGGCGAAGAGCCGCTTCGCGCGGTCGCGCGCCAGATCCTCGATGATGTCCACGAACTCGCACCCCCCGTAATACCGCTTCCCGGGTAGCCCCTCCGCGTACTTGTTGGTGAGGACCGTCCCGGCCGCGTCGAGCACGGCTCTCGACACGAAGTTTTCGGAGGCGATGAGCTCGAGTTGCCCAGCCTGCCGGGCAAGCTCGCTCTGGACGGCGTGGAAGACGTCGGGGTCCTGGGTGCGAAGATGGGCGTAAGGGACGGTCATGAAGGCTCGATTCCTTGGTCTCGTGTCGGTGAACGAGCGCCGGGTGAATTCCGGCGCTCCCGGCGGGCCGCCGCCAGCCTCTCCTCCACGATCCGGTCCGCGGCGGCAACCGCTGAAACCCCGTCGGCGCGCGCTCGTTCGAACACGCCGAGCAGAGTCGCATGGACTTCGTGCGTCTTGGCCTGGCTCTCGTCGTGGCTCCACCCGTGAAGCTCCCCGTATACGCTGATGATCCCGCCGGGGTTCACGACGTAATCCGGGGCGTAGAGGATCCCCCGCCGGACGAGCGCCTCCTCATGCCGGGGCTCGGCGAGCTGGTTGTTCGCCGCGCCCGCGACAATCCCGGCCCGGAGTCTCGGAATCGTCCGGTCGTCGAGCACCGCTCCGAGAGCGCAGGGCGAGAAGAACTCGGCCTCCACGTCGTAGATCTCCTCCGGCTCGACCCCCCGCGCTCCGAAGCTCGCCTCCGCGCGAGCCACCTTCGCAGAATCCACGTCGGTGACGGTGAGGCGGCTTCCTTCCTTGGCGAGTAAGGCACAGAGGTGGAAGCCGACGTGCCCCACTCCCTGGAGAGCGACATGTTTGCCGCGGAGGGACGGCGCCCCGAATCGCTCGATCGCGCACGCGCGTAGGGCATGAAAGACGCCATACGCCGTGAGAGGAGACGGGTCGCCGGAGCGGCCGGGAAGTCCCGAAACGTAGCGCGTCTCCTTTCGGATGACCGCCATGTCGTCCGCCGAGGTCCCCACGTCCTCGGCCGCGTAATAGCGCCCGCCGAGCGACTGAATGGCCCGGCCGTGCGCCCGGAAGATCGGTTCCCGCTCCGTCGTGCGCGGATCCCCGATGATGACCGACTTTCCGCCCCCGAGGTCGAGGCCCGCGATGGCGGACTTGTACGTCATCGCGCGGGAGAGCCGTAGGGCGTCTTCGAGCGCTTCCGCGTCGGAGGCGTAGCTCCACAACCGTGTCCCCCCCATGGAGGGGCCGAGGGTCGTATCATGGACCGCGATGATGCCCCGGTACCCTTCCCCGGGCTCCGACCAGAAGCTGACCTGCTCGTGGCCGTCTCGGGCCATCCGGTCGAAAAGAGACTCCGGCGCCGTCATTCGCCCCGGACTCCGCGCCGATCCGCGTCGAGGAACCCCCAGGGGACGCGCTCGTCGTGCTGGAAGATGAGGAGCCACTCCTCCTCGCTCGCGCGCCGCCAGAGTTCGCGCTTCGCTTCGATGGCGACGAGGGGCTCGAGGTCGTACGCCATCGTCCAGGTCAGGGGGACGTGCGCGCTCGTGGGGCAAATATCGGCGAGAAAACAAGCCGTTGCGCCGTCCGATTCCACGAGGACGGACTGGTGGTGGGGAGTGTGTCCCGGCGTGCGGAGGAGGCGGACCCCCCGGGTCAGCACGCCGTCGCCCCCGGCGAGGTCCCAGAGTCCCGCCCGCGTGATCGGTTCGATGTCGTCCTGGAGGTAGCTGGAACGAATCCGCTCGTTCCGGCTCCCCGAGTCCACGAGCTCGCCTCGCTGGACGACGTAGCGTGCGCCCGGAAAGGCCGGGACGACCGCGCCATCGTCGCGCCGCACGGTGCCTCCTCCCGCGTGATCGAAGTGCAAGTGCGTGAGGAGGACGATCTCGACATCCTCCGGGGAAAAGCCCGCCGCGCGGATTCCGTCCTCGAGGCGAGTCGGGTTCCCCTCGTTCTCCACGCCGTAGATGTTCTGAAACTTTGCGTCCCCCTTGTTGCCGACCCCCGAGTCCACGAGGACGAGCGCATCCGGCGCCTCGATCAGGAGACAGCGGAGGGAGAGGGCGATCCGGTTCCGTTCGTCGGCCGGAATCCGCCGCTCCCAGAGGGCTTTTGGGACGACGCCGAACATCGCGCCCCCGTCGAGGCGAAGGACTCCGGCTTCGATCGCGTGGATCCTGATGCGTCCGATCGTCCGGCTCCGGGCCAAAGGTCCCGCCCCACCGCCGTCCGGAGCCGTCACTCTTCCTCCGCGCCGGAGCGGCTCTCGCGTGGAGCGAGTCCGCGCCCTCCCAGTGCGAAGCGGAGCGCCCCCAGGTCGGAGAGTCCGCGCGTGTCCGCTTCGCGGAAGAGGTGGATCAGGAGCCGGGCGGTCGCGATCGCGTCGCCGAGAGCCCGATGACGGTCCTCGACCCGGATGCGGTAATGCGCGGTCATCGCGTCCAGCCCGTGGCCGCGGAGGCGGGGAACCAGGAGGCGTCCGAGCTGGACGGTGCAGAGCCGTTCCACGGACGGGATGTCCCCCGTGGCCGCGAGGAGCTCGGACTGTACGAATCCCCAGTCGAAGGACGCGTTGTGCGCGACGAAGATCCGGTCCCCGAGGCTTTCCGCGACGCGCCCGGCGATTCCCTCGAAGTAGGGAGCTTCGGCCACCATCGCGTCCGTTATTCCGGTGAGCCCCTGAACCCAGGGGGGAATGGGGCGTCCCGGATTCACCAGGGTGTGGTAGGCCGAGCCTACGGCTCCCCGGTCCACATGCACGACGGCGATCTCGGTGATCCGATCTCCCGTCCCGGACCGGCCACCCGTGGTCTCCACGTCCACCACCGCGAAGCGATGCGAAGCGAAGGGGGGTCCCGGCGGCTCCACCCCTTCGCGCAGCGTCCACACGCCCACCCCGTCCACGCCGAAGCGGGGATCGGCCCCAAGGAGCGTGAAAACCGCCCTGGAGGCCGCACCGGCGTGTCCGGAAAGCCCCATCACTTCGCGGGCCAACTCGAGCGTGTGTGCCGGGCCTCCGGCCAGCCGAAGCGCGGCGGCTTCGAGGAGGGAGAGTCCTTGAGACCTCACTCCGGCTCAGCCTCCGCTCCCGGCGCGTCCACCCCCGGGAGGGGCATCCAGCGCGAAGGTCAACGCCTCCAGTTCCACCGACATGTCCACGTCGTTCACGACCACCCCCTCGGGCACCTGGATCTGCACCGGAGCGAAGTTGAGGATCCCACGAATCCCCGCCGAGGTCAGGGCGTCCGCCATGCGCTGCGCGGCGCCCGCCGGAATGGCGAGGATCGCGATCTCCACGCCCTCGCACCGCACCGTTTCGGCGAGGTCCGCCGCAGAGTGGATCGGCACCCCACCCCACGCCCTCCCGATCTTCGCGGGATCCTCGTCGAAGATGGCGACGATCCGGAAGCCGCGCTCGCGAAAGGGAGGATACTCGAAGAGTGCCGCCCCGATCCGCCCGGCGCCGACCAGCGCGACCCGCCGGGGACGTGCGAGCCCGAGAATCGTGCGGAGCTGGGCCTGGAGCGGGGGAACGGCATATCCGAGGCCGCGTTTCCCGAAGGACCCGAAGAGAGAGAGGTCCTTCCGGACCTGTGCCGCCGTGGTGCCGGCGCGGCGCGCGAGGGCCTCGCTCGCCACGGTGCGGACCCCTTCCAGCTCGAGCTCTTCGAGCCCCCGGAGATACAAAGAAAGCCGCCGCACCGCGGAATCGGAGACCCTGCGCGGGGTGGAGGACACGGAAGGAACCGATGGCGGACGGAGAAGGCGAAGGCTGGCCGGCCCAGGCGCATGCGGCACCCGAGGCCGCGTCGGCTTGTGAAATCCTTCACAAAAGCTAGGTCCTGGCGGGGAGCCCCGTCAACGATCGGCGGCCTCCGCCGCGATCGCACGCGCCATGGCGAGGAAGCGCTCCGGCGAGAGCTCCCCGGGGCGGGCCGCCGGGGCGGCCCCGGCCGCGGCGAGCGCCCGGGCCACGCCTCCCTCCCCCAGCCCGAGATCGGGGTGGTCGCGCAGGATCTTCGCCAGCTGCTTCCGTCTCCACTGGAAGACCGAGCGGGTCAGGTCGCGAAGCCGCCTCTCTTCCTCCTCCGTGAGGGGCAGGGGGCGGAGCGGGCGAATCCGGATGACGGTGGAATCCACTTTTGGACGAGGCCGAAAGGCGCCGGGACCGAGGGTGAGGACACGATCGACCTCCGCGACCGTCCGGACCCCCACGCTGAGCGCCCCATACTCCCGGCTCCCCGGCGGGGAAAGGATCCGGTCCGCGACCTCCTTCTGGACCATGAGGAGCGCCTCGCGGGGGCGGGGGCGCGCCAGGAGATGAAAGAGAATGGGGGAGGTCAGGTTGTAGGGAATGTTCCCGACGACCTTGAGCGCCGAAGGGTCTGTCGTGACCTCCTCCAGCGGCAGGTCCAGAATGCTCCGGTGGTAGACGGTGACCGCGGGGAGCCCGGCGTACCGCTCCGCGAGCTCGGCGGCGAGGGCGTCGTCCAGCTCGACGAGGAGGAGGTGCCCTCCCTTCGCCTCGACTTCCGCGACGAGACCCTCGGTCAGGGCGCCCCGCCCGGGGCCGATCTCGAGCACCGTCTCCCCCGGCTGGAGCTGGACCGCCTCGACGATCCGCCGCCGGAGCGCCGGATCGACCAGGAAGTTCTGTCCGAGCGCGCGTTTGGGGCGGGCTGTCACTCGTCGGGGGCTCAGGCCCGCATGACGACGGCGGTGCGGTCGTCGCCGTAAGCCGTCCCTCCACCGCGCCTTCCCTCGAGGTTGAAGAGCGCCTTCACGATGTCACATACCGGTTCGCGGCGGAGCCTTGCCACCTCCGCCAAAATCCGCTCTTCGCCAGCGGCGCGGGAACCCGCGGAGAGATTGTCCGAGAGACCGTCCGTGAAGAGGAGGAGGAGGTCGGCGCCCGGGGTCCAGGCGACGGCGCGTTGCCCATACTCCACCGTCCCCGCGATTCCCATGGGCGGATCCATCGCCTCGAGCCGCTCCACCGCACCGTCGCCCCGCACCGCGAAGGCGTGTGGGTGGCCGGCGTTGGCGTACACGAGCTCTCCGCGTGCGGGGTCGAGGACCCCGTAAAAGAGGGTGAGGTACATCTCGGTGGACTCGAGCTCGTCCATGAGCGCTTCCCCCATCCCCTGGAGCACGCGCGCCGGCGATTGGACTTCGGAGGCATAGATCGTCCCGGCGCTCATCGAGAGCGCCATGATCAGCGCCGCCGGGAAGCCGTGACCCGAGACATCGCCGATCATCACCCCGAAACGATTCCCGGGGACACGGAAGAAGTGGTAGAAGTCCCCTCCCACCGATTCGGCCGGCTCCACCTTCGCCGCGACGATCGCCGGGTCGAGAGAATCCGCCGTCGGGAGCAGCTTCATCTGGAGGTCATGCGCGAGCTCCATCTCACGCGTGACCCGTTCGCGCTCCAGGCTTTCTCGGACGAGCCGGTTGTTTTCGAGCGCGGCACCCACCTGGCTCGCGATCGCGGCGAGGAGCTTCTGGTCCGACGCGGTGAAGCGCCCCCCGTGGCGGCGCCCGATGAGATTGATGACACCGACCGTCATCGTCGTCCCTCCGGGGGGCGTGTACCGGATGGGAACCGAAAGGACGGAATCGTCCGGAGCGAGGAGGGGCTGGCCCTCCGTTCCCACGGACTTGAAGCCGTCTCCGGTGAGGATGAGGGGGCGTCCCTCCCGGAAGACGCGGGCGGTCACCGCGGACGAGTCATCGGTCTCGAGCGGACCGGCCAGCCCCCCTTCCCCGACCGAAGCGACCAGATGGAGCTGCCCTCCCCGCCGATCATGCACCCAGAGCGAGCCCCGCCTCGCCCCCATGACCTCGCAGACCTCGGTCAAGATCGTGTGCGAGGCATCGCTCCAATGCAGGAGGGAGCCGAGCGTCTCGGAAATCGAGTAGAGGAGGTTGATCTCCTCGTACCGCTCCGACATCTCGTACGCGAAGAAGCGGACCTCTTCCGCGTAATCATAGAGATTCTCGAGAACGAGCCGGAGGGCGTTCGCCGCCGCCTCGGGGCCGTCGCCACTCGCGCCTCGCACCTCGAGAGTGAGCTCGGTCGCCCCGCGCGTGGGGATGGCGAGGAGGATCGAATCGGAGAGGGGGGCCACCCCGCCGTCCTCGGAGGGATAGAGGTGGAGAGCGCGCCGCCCCCGAACTTCCCGCCAGAGATGAAGATCGAGCGAGAACCCACGCCGGAACTCGTTCATCACCCGAACGGCCGACTCAGGGAGAAGCTCCGGAGTGGTCCGGTCAGGGGCCATGGGGGACCACTACGCCTGGTGTGATATCTGGTCCCGGTCGGGAAGTCGCAGAATGAGGGTGACCGAGTTTCCCAACTCGTTGAAATGCACCTCGTCCATCAGCTTTCGCATGATGAAGAGGCCCCGGCCTCCGACCTTCTGAATATTCCTCGGAGTGGTGGGATCGGGGACGCCGAAGGGATCGAATCCGGTCCCCTCGTCCGTGACACGCGCGGTGAGAAACTTCCCTTCCACGGCCACCTCGATCTGTACGCGCTTGGAAGGATCGCGGCCGTTTCCGTAGATCATCGCGTTGGAAAGGGCTTCCACGAGAGACACCCGGAAATTGAAGCGGACCTTGCGAGCCACTTCCTCGCAGGTCGAACATCGCGAGACGACAAACTCCACCGTCTCCTCAATGCGATTGAGGTCATTTGGAAGATCGAAGACAATCTGTCGCTCCAAGGGCACTCCTCCCTCTTTCAGCGACCGGTGGTGACGGGGACGGTCCCCTAGAACCCCGACAGCCCCTCCTCTCTCGTCGCGGCGATTCGGAACAGCGTGTCCAGCTTGGTGAGCTCGAAGAGGGTCCGCAGGTCCTCATTCAGGGTGGAGAGCCGGAGCTCGCCTCCTTGCTCGCGAATCTTCTTCGAGAGGCTCACGAGAACCCCGAGCCCCGATGAATCAATGTAACCGGTGCGCGTGAAATCGATGAGGAACTTCCGGGCTCCACCTTCGAGCTCGTCCAGAACCTTCTGCTTGAGCTCCTGGCGGTTGCCGACGATGAGTTGGCCGTCCACATCCACGACGGTGACACTCCCCTCGCGCTTCACTGTGAATGCCATGAATTCTCCATCAGGGCGGCGGCCGGCGTTCTTGGGTCCGGCCGGGGGTGGACACGCCCCGAAATGGGCGCGATCGCGGTAGAGTCAAAAAAAGCTATTAAGATCCTGCGCCCGGAGGCAAGGCGCGCGTGAAGCTCCACGTCCGCGTTCACCCACCGGACCCGAAACGTTCCCGAAGACGCCGGAGGACGGGCGGGGAGACGAAAGGTGACACGTCTCCTCCAAGCCGCGCCACTTCGCGCACGATAGACGCCGAGAGGAAGGAGAGGTGCGCATCCGGAGTCAGGAAGATGAATTCTACATCCGGGGAAAGCGCCCGGTTCATCTGAGCCATCTGGAACTCGTATTCGAAGTCCGAGACGGCTCGAAGCCCGCGGACGACGAGATCCGCGCCCCGTTCGCGGGCATAGGTCACGAGGAGCCCCGAAAAAGCCTCACACTCGATGCGGGGTTCGCCGGCGAAGACCTCCTCGAGCATCTCGAGGCGCTCCTCGAGCGTGAAGGCCGGGGTCTTGGCCTGGGTAGCCGTGTCGGCCACCCCCACGACAACGCGGTCCGCGACGCGAAGGGTCCGCCGCGCGATGTCCTCGTGCCCCAGGGTGACCGGATCGAAGGATCCGGGATAAAGCGCGGTCACCGCTCGGGAACGGGTCATTCGGGGATCTCCCAGATCGTGAGGGTGGTGTCGCCATATCGTCGGGAGCGAAGCCCCGGAAGGGGCGGAAGCGACTCGCCCGTACGATGCTCGACCCAAAGCTCCCGCGCAAACGGTTTGGCGGCGGCAGCCCCGAGGAGGCGGACCGCGAACCCCTGGTCATAGGGGGGATCGGCGAGGGCGAGGTCGAACATCGGTTCGTCGAGGCGTTCCAGGTAGCGGAAGGTGTCCCCGCGGACGATGCGGCACCGGGAACCGGCTGCGAGCGATTGCACGTTGGCCTCGAGCGCCTGAAGGGCGTGGCGATCTTGTTCGACGAAAACGGCCTCCTCCGCCCCGCGGGAAAGGGCCTCGAGGCCGAGCGCACCCGAGCCGGCGAAGAGATCCAGCACGCGGGCGCCCACGATCCGCGCCCCGAGAGAGGACATCCATGCCTCGCGGACACGGTCTGTGGTGGGCCGGACTCTCGATCCGCGGGGCGCCCGAATCGTCCGCCCCCTCCACTCGCCGGCGATGATCCTCATCCGGCCGTGAGAACATCCGCGGGACGGAGGTCCACGAGCAGGGCCTGGAGAGAGCGGGTTCCCCGGTATTCGTTCTCCTGCAACTGGAAGAGGACATCCACCGCGCCCCCGCCGAATGATCCCGGGGGAACCCGGGGCGCCATCCCGAAGCCGATCGCATCGAGCTCCCGCCCCCCCTCCCCCAAGCGAAGCTTCAGATGCCCGCTTCCGACGATGCGCGGGGAACCGACGACGCGAAGGCCGCGGGCCCAGAAGACCGGGCGCGGATTCCCTATTCCGAACGGTCCCAGATGCTCGAGGAAGCGATGCAGCTCACGGTCGGCGCGTGCCAGGGGGAGCGCGAGGTCGCCGCCGACCTGAGGACGCGGCAGGCGCCCCTCGAGCTGCGCCTTCACGCTCCGATTGAAGGCGGCCCGAAAGGCGGGGAGCTCGGCGCGGGAAATGTCGAGGCCGGCCGCCTGGCGGTGCCCGCCGAAGCGAAGGAGATGCTCCCGGGTCGCGTCGAGCGCCTCGAAGAGATGCACGCCCGGAATGGAGCGTGCGCTTCCCCTCCCCCGCTCCCCGTCGAGGGCGATGAGGACGACGGGCCGGTGGATCCGCTCGACCACCCGGGACGCCACGATCCCGATCACGCCCGGGTGCCACGCTTCGCCCGCCAGCACGACCCCGTAGTCCCGCTCGGGATCGAAGTCCGCCGCCAGCCGCTCGAGCGCGTCCACGAGCGTCGCGCGATCCTCGTCCTGCCTCCGTGCGTTTTCGGCATCGAGCGCTCCCGCGAGCGCGCGACCCTCTTCTGGGTCCTCGGTGAGGAGGAGGCGGAGCGCCAGCTCGGCGTGCTCCATCCGCCCCGCGGCGTTGATCCGGGGGGCGAGGACGAACCCGACCTGCCCCGCTCCGAGCGCCTTCCCCGGCGTGAGCCCCGCAACCTCGAGGAGGGCACGGAGCCCGGGCTTCGGCGTGTGCGAGAGGTAGCGGAGCCCGAACTTCACGAAAACCCGGTTTTCTCCGACGAGGGGAACCAGATCGGCAACCGTTGCGAGGGCAAGGAGGTCCAGGTGAGGCCAGAGCTCCTCGGACGGGACCTCTCGGAGCGCCCCGAGGCGCTGGCAGAGCTTGAAGGCGACCCCCGCCCCGCAGAGAGTGCCTTCGGGATAGGTGCAGTCGCCCCTCGACGGATTCACGACGGCGAACGCCGGGGGGAGGGTCGGGCCCGGAGTGTGGTGATCCGTGACGATCACCTCGATCCCGGCGGCCTGTGCGCTCGCGACCGCGTCGTGCGCGAGGATCCCAGAATCGCAGGTGATGAGGAGCGTCGCCCGAGCGGACCGAGCCGCTTCGATGCCGGCCTCCCCGAGGTCGTAACCGTCCCGCCTCCGGTGTGGAACGAAGGGAACGACTTCTCCCCCGAGGTGGCGAAGCCATCGGGTCAGGAGGGCGGTCGCGCAGACCCCATCCACATCGTAGTCCCCATGCACGAGGATGATCTCACCCCCTGCGATCGCCGCGAGGATGCGGGCCGCCGCTCGGTCCAGGTCACGCATCGCTTCGGGGGGATGGAGATCCTCCAGGCGGGGGCGGAGGAAGGACCTAGCCTGCTCGGGGTCGGTGACGTTTCGGGCCGCGAGGAGGGCGCAGAGAGGGCGCGGGAGGGAGAGCTCGCGCTCGAGCCGTTCGACGATGGCGGGATCGGGGTCGCCGCGAAACGTCCACTCCGGAGACGGAGGAGGAGGGAGAGCCGCGACCGGCGCGGTGGACCGGGTCACGCCAGATCGGACCCCGGTTCGGATTCGCCCGTCCCTTCCTCCGCGGGCTCCTCTTCGAAGTCCGCCCCTTCGTCGTCAGTGGAAGCGCTGGAGAGAGGCTCGACGAGGGAAGGATCCAACTCCGGCTCCGGCTCGGTCGTGAGGATCACGCCGCACGCCTCGCACCGGATGAGCCCCTCCGCCCGCCGCACTTCGTTTTGAATCTGGAGGGGAATCACCCCGAAGCAGTGGCCGCATGCCCCGTCGTCCAGGAGGGAGGCAACGACGACCGAACGACCGGACTGATGGAAAGCGTCGTAAACGCGACGCTCGGGAAGCGCCACTGTCCCGAGCGCCTCGGATCGGCGGTTCTGGAGGTCGGAGAGGCGCGACTGCCAGGAGGCGCGGTCGGAGAGGAGCGCATCCTGGCGGGGACCCACCTCGGCACGCGCGGAAGAGGTGCGGGCGTCGAGCTCCTCCTCGGTGACCTCCAGCCGCCGGATCTGATCTATCAATTGAAGGGCCTCCTGCTCGTCCGCCTCGATCGCCCGGCGGATCAGGTCGAGCTCGGTGCGAACCGCCGCCTCCTCGCGCAGGTTCGAGACGCGGGTGAGTCGCTGATCCATTTTTTCCGCCCGCGCCCGCTTGTCGTCGGCCCCCCGCTCGAGACGGCGCGCGTCGCTCCGCATTTGCGTCAGTCGATCCCGGAGCTGGGACAACTCTTGCTCCAGAGCGAGCGCCGGCTCCTCGACCTCGGCCAGTCGCTCGTCGAAGGCGCCCATCTCCTTCTTCACGTCGCGGATTCTCTCGTCGAGCTTCTGGACCTCTCTCAGGGCGCTCATCGTCGTATTGGTCATTCGTTCACCAGTTGATCGTCTCCACCAATTCCGACGGGTCCCCCCCGCCGGATCACGTTC
It encodes:
- the recJ gene encoding single-stranded-DNA-specific exonuclease RecJ, which translates into the protein MTRSTAPVAALPPPPSPEWTFRGDPDPAIVERLERELSLPRPLCALLAARNVTDPEQARSFLRPRLEDLHPPEAMRDLDRAAARILAAIAGGEIILVHGDYDVDGVCATALLTRWLRHLGGEVVPFVPHRRRDGYDLGEAGIEAARSARATLLITCDSGILAHDAVASAQAAGIEVIVTDHHTPGPTLPPAFAVVNPSRGDCTYPEGTLCGAGVAFKLCQRLGALREVPSEELWPHLDLLALATVADLVPLVGENRVFVKFGLRYLSHTPKPGLRALLEVAGLTPGKALGAGQVGFVLAPRINAAGRMEHAELALRLLLTEDPEEGRALAGALDAENARRQDEDRATLVDALERLAADFDPERDYGVVLAGEAWHPGVIGIVASRVVERIHRPVVLIALDGERGRGSARSIPGVHLFEALDATREHLLRFGGHRQAAGLDISRAELPAFRAAFNRSVKAQLEGRLPRPQVGGDLALPLARADRELHRFLEHLGPFGIGNPRPVFWARGLRVVGSPRIVGSGHLKLRLGEGGRELDAIGFGMAPRVPPGSFGGGAVDVLFQLQENEYRGTRSLQALLVDLRPADVLTAG